DNA from Sciurus carolinensis unplaced genomic scaffold, mSciCar1.2, whole genome shotgun sequence:
CATCCACTCAtgtacacagtcatcatgaacccCTGCCTGTGTGGACTGATGACCTCATTTTCCTTGTTGATTAGCCTCATGGATGGACTGCTGCACAGTCTGATGGTGCTGCGGCTGTCTTTCTGCACAAACCTGGAGAtaccccacttcttctgtgaacttgctcagaTTATCAAGCTGTCTTGTTCTGATAACTTCATTGATAACATCCTGATATATATAGTGGCTTGCATATTTGGTGGTGTTCCCTGCTCTGGAATCATTTTCTCTTACGttcacattgtgtcctctgtcttgagaatgccctcatcaggagggaagcataaagccttttccacctgtgggtctcacctgtctgttgtctccttgttctatgggacagCTTTTGGGGTGTACATTAGCTCTGCAGTTTCTGACTCCCCCAGGAAGACTGCAttggcttcagtgatgtacacagtggcccctcaattgatgaaccCATTTATCTATGGTTTGAGAAACAAGGACATGAAGGAAGCCTTGAAGAAACTCATCAGTTGGATAGCTGTTCTATGTCATTTGCCCTTTTTCAAACTGGGGGTCTAGAATAATTAACAGTGACAACATTTGTGATGAGCCATAATTCCTGACTCATCTGTCATTATACTCttctaaattaatgaaatatCATAATGTCCAGGTGGATTTTAGTTTGTCTTGAAACCTGTCACTGTTTTTAGTATAGCTCTGTGATGTTTGACACATGATTTCTCACCCCAAACATAATTTTGTTGCTCTGGTTCCACAGAGACCGCCTCTGAAACAATGATTTTAGTCTTAGAATTTTCCTTGTGCTGAAATCCCAGAAGAAAGCAAGTTAGTGAAAGGTGGCAGGATAAGGGTAGTCTTTAAGCACTGCTCTGTCATATTAAGAGAATTGTTTCCAATGATCATACAGCTGGGGCCATTAGAATTTCATCTGGGTATCAGACCTAAAGCAAGCAAAGGGTTGGACATTCATATCCTGAGATCTGTTACTGGCATCCATATACTTCTGGGGCAAAAAGAGCATCAATCATTTTCAAtgtcttcatctataaaaatggCATAATGGATCAGATCACTGTTTTGAGATGACTGTGACATGCTTGAACTCCATCAATGAAGATGGACAATACTATGCTCTGACAATAAGGAGAAATACCCTTCTTTCCAAAGATGTGAGAGGTAGGAAGTACAATAACACTGAGAGCAGAACGTCATTCATTCAGTTCCCCATGAAGTGACCTCTTCCCTGCACTGGTCTTCTCCCCTTCCCCAGGTGATAGTACAAATGCAGTTGCTATACCTGGATCTGATGCCCCAATCTGAGCACCCACTCCTGGGTGTCTTGAGCGGGGAATTCTCCATGTACCAAAGACTTGCATCTCTGAGGTGGACTGGATGGTGGTCTTCAAACTATGTCAACATCCTGTCCTGAAAACTTGTGATCAACGTGTGGCATAAATGGTGAATGCTGCTTGTTTGGGAGAAGGGGGTTGGCAGAGGAGGAGCACTTGGTGGATCATCTGGGGGGGATCTCAAGGTCATCCCACGTCTCTTCTTAAGACAGAAGTGGAGAACACAGAATACAGAGGGAGGCATGGTGACTGCAGAGACGGGAATTGGTTTGATACAGACATTATTTGATTACCAGTAGTGGATCAGTTTTGCCCTGAAAAGCTGTCTTTTTTATAGCAATGCAATACATGTTTATCACCCTTGTAGACATCCCTAAACAACATACCACCTAAtgaattccatttcttcttgCAAGTCTCATGTTTGTGCTCCAGAAATGATCTTTTCATTGGTTTCAGAAGTTATATCTTGATTTGCGTGCtctatattttgtatgttacaTGTGGTGACATTAAACATATGAAGTATTTCTGTGGAGGAACCAAGTGTGGCATCCATATTTCTGCTATTTGGATAAACATCTTAAATATTCCCAATCATGCCtcccaaaatatatgaaaaagagtttTAGGACTGGAGGCGTAGCTCAGTGATAATGTCAAGGCACACATGGCCAGCACCCTCACAACCCTTGTAAATACAATGTCTGCACTTGGTGTGGAAGTACTGACTGTAGCAGAAGAGTTTGCACCCTTGGGTAGTTTCAGAGAGTTGAACCAACTTACCGTGCCCTGACATATTCTGGAGTTTCACATCATTACTCATGTCTCATTTACTCTGACAATTCAATGAGTGTAACTATTTACTTCCAATTTTCTAAGAGGAAGTTATGAGACTTTTCCTGAATTATGGTCACAAGAATTCCTCTCTTAATTAATTAATACTAGTGTGTGAGTTGTCCATCAAGCTGCAGATCTGTTGTTGATTCATAATATCATGCATGCAATTGGAATAACAGCCCTCTGTCGTTAAATACATACTGCAGATTTTTTTCTGCAGGATCGCGTCTACTTTTGCATGTGCTTCATGGTGGTTAGTAGGCACTCCCAGTACTCAGTATAGAGTACAATTTTGCAATGTTTTGTCTCTGGATCTGTGTTCAACAGGTCTTAGCACTGAAAGCATACAAAGCCTCAGTAAGGGATTTTTAGTCTTGCCATTTGCAATTGAGGCAGAACCCAACTAAAATTCATTGTTGCCTTTGAGGTGAGACaggcatctttttctttttaatttccttacacTTCTATTAAATGCTCTATCTATTCACTACAATGCCAATCCAGCTATGAAtaataaattcacttatgagttaaTGTGTTTCCTTACACTTTCCTGGACAATAGGATTGTATCTTCTTCTTCCCTAATTTCACAACTCTTTATTACTGTAGTGCCTCAGTCAGTTAAaactaattatatttttcttatttaatttttggtattgggattaaGCCCAAAGGTGCTCAATCAttagtcatatccccagccctttttattctttttctttagagaccctgactctaaataaattgctttgggtctcactaagttgctgaggctggctttgaacttatgatcctcctgcctcattctctcaaaccagtgggattacaggcctgtgcaaCCATGAGCCATGGTGACCAGATAAAATTAATGTTAGTGTGGTAACAAACAAGtcatttgtttttagttataatCACAAAGGTCCTTTGCACCCTGGATTAATGGCTTTCCGATACTTGGCAATTTTCTGCAACCAAATTGATAACACAGACCCAACATTTGGGTCTAGGATCTTca
Protein-coding regions in this window:
- the LOC124975335 gene encoding olfactory receptor 7G2-like — encoded protein: METGNQTTVSEFLLLGLTEDPALQPLIFNLFLSMYLVTILGNLLIILAVSSDSHLHTPMYLFLANLSFTDICLSSSTIPKMLVNILTQSQSITYTGCLTQVCFVLVFGGLENCLLAVMAYDRYIAICHPLMYTVIMNPCLCGLMTSFSLLISLMDGLLHSLMVLRLSFCTNLEIPHFFCELAQIIKLSCSDNFIDNILIYIVACIFGGVPCSGIIFSYVHIVSSVLRMPSSGGKHKAFSTCGSHLSVVSLFYGTAFGVYISSAVSDSPRKTALASVMYTVAPQLMNPFIYGLRNKDMKEALKKLITQRCSIISHIPSG